From Pseudomonas fluorescens:
GTGCGCTGTCGGCCAATGCCAAGGAAGCCCTGGGCCGTGGCGCGACCATCGCGGGCACCAGCACCACCACCGGTGACGGTGGCATGACCCCGGAAGAGCGCGGCCAGTCCCAGCATTTGGTCTATCAATATTTGCCGTCGCGCTACGGCATGAACCCGGATGATTTGCGCAAGGCCGACGCCATCGAGATCGTCCTCGGCCAGGGCGCCAAGCCCGGCGGTGGCGGCATGTTGCTGGGCATGAAGGTCACCGAACGCGTGGCCGGCATGCGCACCTTGCCCATCGGTGTGGATCAGCGCAGCGCCTGCCGCCACCCGGACTGGACCGGGCCGGATGACCTGGCGATCAAGATTGCCGAGCTGCGCGAAATCACCGATTGGGAAAAACCGATCTACGTGAAGATCGGCGCGAGCCGGCCGTATTACGACGTGAAGCTGGCGGTCAAGGCCGGTGCCGATGTGATCGTGCTCGACGGCATGCAAGGCGGTACCGCCGCGACCCAGGAAGTGTTTATCGAGCATGTGGGCATTCCGATTTTGTCGGCCATCCCGCAAGCGGTACAGGCTTTGCAAGAAATGGGCATGCACCGCAAGGTCCAGTTGATCGTGTCGGGCGGGATTCGCAACGGTGCCGACGTGGCCAAGGCCATGGCGATGGGCGCGGACGCGGTCGCCATTGGTACGGCGGCGCTGATTGCCCTGGGCGATAACCACCCGAGGCTGGACGCGGAACTGAAAAAGATCGGCTCGGCCGCCGGCTTCTACGACGACTGGCAGAACGGCCGCGACCCGGCCGGTATCACCACCCAGGACCCGGAGCTGTCCAAGCGCCTCGACCCGGTAGAAGGTGGGCGGCGGTTAGCCAACTACCTGCGGGTGATGGTGCTGGAGGCGCAGACCATGGCGCGTGCGTGCGGCAAGTCGCACCTGCACAACCTCGACCCCGAGGACCTGGTGGCGCTGACCGTGGAATCGGCCGCCATGGCCCGCGTGCCGCTGGCCGGGACCAGCTGGGTGCCGGGTTCGAGTTACTGAATTACCCCCCCTGTGGGAGCGAGCTTGCTCGCGAAGATCGTCAACGATAACGCTGGCACCCTGGATGAACGCGTTGCCTGGACGTTTTTCGCGAGCAAGCTCGCTCCTACACACTTCTGTTGCAGGAGCTTTGAACATGGTCAATCGTCTTCTCGGCAAATCCCTCTTCGGTTTATTCGCGGCCGGTGCCTTTGCACCCTTGGCGTACGCTGCTGATGCCCCCACCTTGAACACCGGCAGTACCGCCTGGATGGTCACCGCCGCCGTGCTGGTGCTGTTCATGTGCTTGCCGGGGCTCGCGTTGTTCTATGGCGGCCTGGTCCGCGCGAAAAACATGCTTTCGCTGTTCACCCAATGCTTTGGCATCGCCGGGTTGGTGGGCGTGCTGTGGGTGATCTACGGCTACAGCATGGTGGTCGACACCACCGGCATGGTCGAAGGGCAGGTGACCTTCAACAGTTTTGTCGGCGGCCTGAGCCGTGCCTTCCTGGCCGGCATGACCCCGGAGAGCCTGGTGGGGGATATTCCGGAAGGGGTCTTCGTGACCTTCCAGATGACCTTCGCCATCATCACCCCGGCCCTGATCGCGGGGGCCTTTGCCGAACGCATGAAATTCTCGGCGGCGCTGCTGTTCATGGCCATCTGGTTCACCCTGGTCTATGCCCCGGTGGCGCATATGGTCTGGGGCGGTTCGGGGGCCTTGATGCATAACTGGGGCGTGCTCGATTTTGCCGGCGGCACCGCCGTGCACATCAATGCCGGTGTGGCGGCACTCGCCGCGTGCCTGATCCTCGGCAAGCGCAAGGGCTACCAGAACACGCCGATGCCTGCGCATAACCTGAGCCTGACCATGGCCGGCGCGGCGATGCTCTGGGTCGGCTGGTTCGGCTTCAATATCGGTTCCGGCGGTGGCCTCAGCGGTACCTCGGGCATCGTCATGCTCAATACCCAACTGGGCGCGTGCGCCGGGATTCTCGGCTGGATGTTCACCGAGTGGTTCAAGGTCGGCAAACCCAGTGCCCTCGGCCTGGCCAGCGGCGCGTTGGCCGGCCTGGTGGGGATTACCCCGGCGTGCGCTTATGTGGGGGTGGGGGGGGCGTTGGCCATCGGTCTGCTGTGCGGGGTGTTCTGCTACTTGAGCGTGACGGTGTTGAAGCGCCGTTTCGGCTACGACGACAGCCTTGATGTGTTCGGCCTGCATGGCATCGGCGGCATGATCGGCGCGGTGTTGACTGGCGTGTTCTGTGTACCGTCCATGGGTGGCCTGGTGGAAGGTGTGACCATGGGAGGGCAGGTGGTTGCCCAGCTCAAGGGGGTGTTGTTGACCACGGTGTATTGCTTTGTGGTCAGTTGGATCATTCTCAAAGTGGTCAATGCCCTGGTCGGCTTGCGTGCCCATGAGTCGGTGGAAGAGATGGGCCTGGACCTGGCCGAGCACAACGAGCGCGCCTACAACCACTGAGAACCCTGTAGGAGCGAGCTTGCTCGCGAAGATCGTTAACGATAACGCGGGCATCCTGGATGACCGCGTTGCCTGGACGTTTTTCGCGAGCAAGCTCGCTCCTACAGGTGCAGCGCCGGCGCTCGGGGCAGGGCTTTGCGCTGCAACTGGCTCGCCACCAGGGTGTTCTTCAGCCTGCGTGCCCATGAGTCGGTGGAAGAAATGGACCTGGCCGCCTAAAACCACTGAGAACCCTGTAGGAGCGAGCTTGCTCGCGAAGATCGTTAACGATAACGCGGGCACCCTGGATGACCGCGTTGCCTGGACGTTTTTCGCGAGCAAGCTCGCTCCTACAGGTACAGCGCCAGCGCTCGGGGCAGGGCTTTGCGCTGCAACTGGCTCGCCACCAGGGTGTTCTTCAGCAGGTAGGCTATCGTCATGGGGCCCACACCGCCGGGTACCGGCGTGATCGCGCTGGCCACGGTGCGGGCGCTGGCATAGTCCACATCCCCCACCAGCCTCGTGCCGGTCTCGGTGGTGATGCGGTTGATCCCGACATCAATGACCACTGCGCCAGGCTTGAGCCAGCTGGCGTCGATCAATTGCGGCCGGCCGACGGCGGCGACGACGATGTCGGCCAAACGGCACAACGCTGGGGCATCGACGCTGCGTGAGTGCACCACGCTGACCGAGCAGTGGGCCTGCAATAGCAGGGTCGCCATGGGTTTGCCGACGATGTTCGAGCGGCCGATGACCACCGCGTGCAAGCCGCTCAAGTCGCCGCAGGTTTCGTGCAGCAGGCGCATGCAGCCGCTGGGTGTGCAGGGCGTGAGCACCTCGATGCCTTGCACCAGGCCGCCGACGTTTTCGCGGTGGAAGCCATCCACGTCCTTGATCGGGTCAATCGCGTGGATCACCGCTGCCTCGTCGATATGCGCCGGCAGTGGCAATTGCACCAGGATGCCGTTGACCGACGCATCGGTATTCAACTGGGCAAGCAGGTCCAGCACCTGCGCCTGGCTGGCATCTTCCGGCAGCCGGTATTCCAGGGAGCGAATCCCGGCTTCCTTGGCCCGCAGCAGTTTATTGCGCACGTAGACGTGGCTGGCCGGGTCATCGCCCACCAGCAATACCGCCAGGGCCGGGTAGATCTGCTGCGAGGCAAGCAGCAGGACCTCTTCGCGAACCTCGTCGAGCACCTGGGCGGCGATGGCCTTGCCGTCGATATCGCGGGCAAGCGTGGGGAGAGAGCTGGTCAAAAGCGTCACCATTGTCTGGGAAATAAGGAGCTGAGGGATAACAATCCCTCAGCCATAGGCAGGCCAGAAGGCTCAGGCTACCAGTTGATGGCAGGCATACACCACCAGCACACCGGCCACCAGCGTGGCATAGGGCAGCCAGCCGGCGCGGCGTTGGCCGTCGTCGGCCTGGATATACAGGTCGGTGAGCATGGCGGCGGGGAAGTGGCCCTTGTCCTGCACATAGTGGCGGTAGCAGAACACCGGCAGGATCAGCAGCGCCAACAGCAAGCCGGTGACCAGCGTGCCCGCGCCCCAGATATCCGCGCCCAGGCCCATGCAGGCCAGGTTGACGAAACTCAGCACGCCGCCGGCCGCCAGCAGCACGGTGGGGGCTTTGTACGGGCGTACCCAGTCGGGGCGGTCCAGGCGGTGGATCCAGCCGGCATTGAGGTTGAGGAAGTTGAAGATGATGTAGCTGACGTTGGATGCCGCCAGCACGAACACGTAGTCCGACATCAGCAACAGCAGCAGGTTGAATGACAGGTCGGTCCACATTGCCGCCGTCGGCGCGCCGTGCTCGTTGGTGCGCCCCAGGTACTTGGGCAACCAGCCATCCACCGAGGCCTGATACAGGGTGCGCGACGAACCGGACATCGAGGTCATGATCGCCAGCAACGTCGCCAGCACCAGCATGATCAACACGATATTGGCGACCACCTTGCCGCCACCGATGCTGTCGGCCATCACCTGGCCAACCCCCATGCCGCTGTAGATCGCGGGCGAGAGCAGGCCGCTGTACACCGCCGGCGTCACGACTGCGCCACTGGCGTCGAGCACCGCCGGGGTCACGAGTTGGCCCAGCCCCAGGCTGCCCTGGAACGCCAGCGGTACCAGGGTGAACACCAGGATGCACAGCAGGCCGGCGTAGAAGATCGCCTTGAACGTGTCGCGCTTGGGGTCCTTGAATTCGCGGGTGTAGCACACCGCCGTTTCAAAACCGTAGGTGGACCACGCTGCCATGAACAGCCCACCGGCCATCAGCGACCAGCCGGAAATATCCCAGGGCCCATCGATGACTTGCCCGGCCGCGTCATGGGCCAGGGGGTAGAGCGGCAGGAAGTTGGCCTGGGCCGCATCCCCGGTGAACAAGGGCACCACGCCCACCAGCAGCAGCGGAATCAACGAGGTGACGCCGAGCACCAGGGTCAGGCGCGCCGAACGCAGGATGCCGCCGTGCTGCACGGCAAACACCGTGAGCAAAATCAACAAACCAATGGCGAACGTCGCGTTGATGCGCAGCGACAGACCGCTCTTGACCCAGCCCAGGTCCAGCAGGGTCAGTTGCCAGGTGTTGATCAACGCATCGGCGGGAAACAGCGCCGTGAGGATATACCCCGCCGCCAGCCCCGAGCCGATGGACAGCACCGGTGACCAGGCCAGCCAGTTGCACCACACCGACACCGGCGCGATCAGCTTGCTGTAGCGCACCCAGGCCACCGCGCCGTACACCGAGGCGCCGCCGGATTTGTGCGGGAACAACCCGGCGATCTCGGCGTAGGTGAAGGCCTGGATAAACCCGAACAGGATCGACACGATCCACACGATCCACGCCGGCTTGCCCACCGTGGCGGCAATCGCACCGATGGAGAACAGCACCAGCGCGGGCACGCCACTGGCGACCCAGAAGGCCCCGCGCCAATCGATCTTGCGGTGCAGGCTGCCCACCGAGCCGGCAGCCTGCGGTACAGCCTCGAACGTCGTCGCTTCCATCTTCGTATTCCCATGTCTGAATAGCGGTTAGGTTGGGGCAGTCAAAATGGGGTGGCACACACGTTTCGGGACGAT
This genomic window contains:
- a CDS encoding FMN-binding glutamate synthase family protein, coding for MTEQTPPVLRESATFDRLTIQEIQRAAETGIYDIRGGGTKRKLPHFDDLLLLGASVSRYPLEGYREKCGTDVILGNRFAKKPIHLKIPVTIAGMSFGALSANAKEALGRGATIAGTSTTTGDGGMTPEERGQSQHLVYQYLPSRYGMNPDDLRKADAIEIVLGQGAKPGGGGMLLGMKVTERVAGMRTLPIGVDQRSACRHPDWTGPDDLAIKIAELREITDWEKPIYVKIGASRPYYDVKLAVKAGADVIVLDGMQGGTAATQEVFIEHVGIPILSAIPQAVQALQEMGMHRKVQLIVSGGIRNGADVAKAMAMGADAVAIGTAALIALGDNHPRLDAELKKIGSAAGFYDDWQNGRDPAGITTQDPELSKRLDPVEGGRRLANYLRVMVLEAQTMARACGKSHLHNLDPEDLVALTVESAAMARVPLAGTSWVPGSSY
- a CDS encoding ammonium transporter — encoded protein: MVNRLLGKSLFGLFAAGAFAPLAYAADAPTLNTGSTAWMVTAAVLVLFMCLPGLALFYGGLVRAKNMLSLFTQCFGIAGLVGVLWVIYGYSMVVDTTGMVEGQVTFNSFVGGLSRAFLAGMTPESLVGDIPEGVFVTFQMTFAIITPALIAGAFAERMKFSAALLFMAIWFTLVYAPVAHMVWGGSGALMHNWGVLDFAGGTAVHINAGVAALAACLILGKRKGYQNTPMPAHNLSLTMAGAAMLWVGWFGFNIGSGGGLSGTSGIVMLNTQLGACAGILGWMFTEWFKVGKPSALGLASGALAGLVGITPACAYVGVGGALAIGLLCGVFCYLSVTVLKRRFGYDDSLDVFGLHGIGGMIGAVLTGVFCVPSMGGLVEGVTMGGQVVAQLKGVLLTTVYCFVVSWIILKVVNALVGLRAHESVEEMGLDLAEHNERAYNH
- the folD gene encoding bifunctional methylenetetrahydrofolate dehydrogenase/methenyltetrahydrofolate cyclohydrolase FolD; the protein is MVTLLTSSLPTLARDIDGKAIAAQVLDEVREEVLLLASQQIYPALAVLLVGDDPASHVYVRNKLLRAKEAGIRSLEYRLPEDASQAQVLDLLAQLNTDASVNGILVQLPLPAHIDEAAVIHAIDPIKDVDGFHRENVGGLVQGIEVLTPCTPSGCMRLLHETCGDLSGLHAVVIGRSNIVGKPMATLLLQAHCSVSVVHSRSVDAPALCRLADIVVAAVGRPQLIDASWLKPGAVVIDVGINRITTETGTRLVGDVDYASARTVASAITPVPGGVGPMTIAYLLKNTLVASQLQRKALPRALALYL
- a CDS encoding APC family permease is translated as MEATTFEAVPQAAGSVGSLHRKIDWRGAFWVASGVPALVLFSIGAIAATVGKPAWIVWIVSILFGFIQAFTYAEIAGLFPHKSGGASVYGAVAWVRYSKLIAPVSVWCNWLAWSPVLSIGSGLAAGYILTALFPADALINTWQLTLLDLGWVKSGLSLRINATFAIGLLILLTVFAVQHGGILRSARLTLVLGVTSLIPLLLVGVVPLFTGDAAQANFLPLYPLAHDAAGQVIDGPWDISGWSLMAGGLFMAAWSTYGFETAVCYTREFKDPKRDTFKAIFYAGLLCILVFTLVPLAFQGSLGLGQLVTPAVLDASGAVVTPAVYSGLLSPAIYSGMGVGQVMADSIGGGKVVANIVLIMLVLATLLAIMTSMSGSSRTLYQASVDGWLPKYLGRTNEHGAPTAAMWTDLSFNLLLLLMSDYVFVLAASNVSYIIFNFLNLNAGWIHRLDRPDWVRPYKAPTVLLAAGGVLSFVNLACMGLGADIWGAGTLVTGLLLALLILPVFCYRHYVQDKGHFPAAMLTDLYIQADDGQRRAGWLPYATLVAGVLVVYACHQLVA